CATACTTTCATTTATTCCATTGATAAACCCAATTTCAGATGAAATAATATacacttttttccctttaaattagGTTCTACCTTTCTGTATTACAATCTCAGAAAATACGTTGCATCTATGAGGTACTGTAATTTCTGAGGTAGTTTTGACCCTATAGattatttcacttcttttccttttagagtTGCAGAAGTATCTTGTTGTAACTCCTATAGGAGGATATATATAGCTCTTCCTATAGGAGCTATAGCAAGAGACTTCTACAACTCATATTTCATATTATGAAATATGAGCATTTCATAACCCATAGTGTCAAACTTGAGCTCTCCGGGAAAGAGAGAACCAGGCTGGCACTATAAGGAAAGCTACAAGTTTGAGGACAgaggtagagaaaaaaataaggaaatcatatttattatttattatattagagAGTGTTGGGCAAGTCAGGATGCACACTATCATATTTGATATCTGTACAGGTTTAAGGAATCTGCTAAAGTCCTCAATTCATCTTTTGCTTTCTGTGGTAATTTTAATATACCAGAGCTTTCTCATGGCATTTTTCACTTCTGCATTCCTCAGTGTGTAGATGAGTGGGTTGAGAAAAGGGGTCCCAATAGTATAAAATACAGTCACCATCTTGTCCATGGGGAAAGTGGTTGGGGGGcgtgtatatatgaatatacatggaCCAAAGAATAAGATTACTACTATGATGTGAGAAGTGCAAGTCGAGAgagcttttttccttccttctgcactGTGGTTCCGCAGTGAATGCAAGATGACAATGTATGAAATCATCAGAATCACAAAACTGCTTGAGCAAATGGCCCCACTGTTAGACACCATCAATAGGTTGATCATATATTTGTCCATGCAAGCAAGTTCCAGCAAGGGCTGCAAATCACAGCAGTAATGATCAATCAAATTGGGTCCACAGAAAGGCATTCTCAATGCCAAAATAATCTGGGCtatagaatggataaaagaccctATCCATGCAAGAATGATCAGGGTGGTGCAGACCCGTCGTCTCATGATGGTTGAGTAATGTAAGGGcttacagatggccacatagcgatcCACAGCCATGAGGATGAGCACAAAGATCTCCATACAGCCAAATAAATGTAGTGCAAAGACTTGAGTCATGCATTCGTTGTAAGATATGGTTCTTTGTGCGGAGAGTGAATCCACAATTAGTCTGGGGGCTGTTGTAGTTGAGAAGCAGGAATCAGCAAGGGACaagtaaaataggaaataatacATGGGGCTCTGAAGTGTCCGACTGAACTTGATGGTCACAATAATAAGCAAATTCCCTATCATGGTTCCCacatagaaaatgaagaagattACAAATACCATCTTCTTTTTCATAGGCTCTTGGGCCAATCCTAACAGTATGAATTCAGTTACGCTGATATTTTGCCACATTTTTTCAGGCAAAGTGGAGAAAGCACTGGTTAAAAATAAtctgcaaaggaaaaaacaacatgAAATGAATACTCCATTTGGAGGCTCAAATCCATATGCTTGATAATGGATGTGCCACTTACCAGTAGGTAATCCCTTAccttttgtgttgttttcttttgaataaagTGCAAGTCATAAAATTTATTCACAATCTATTCACCTAATTGCTAATGGAAGTAGTGAAATATATCAATAATGAAACAGTACTTGATTTCTCAggcataataaatattaatttagggGATTTGGTAACAGGTTATCTTTCTGAgctgaatatctttttttagtTTACAGCAAGGACCTGTTAGGGTAGAATGtagacaaatgaagaaaaatcatacGTGATTTGCATGATGTGCACTCACACAATTTGAACCTGGTAAATCAGTTGTGAAGAGTCTTCTAGTAATATTCTGAACATTCAAGGAATGTTGCAAAAACATTTGATAGTGTTTTCTATAATGAAACctaaaagggggagagagagagaaagagagagagagagagggagaacaagtgAGAACCTTATTTTAATAGTGAGAATTTAGTCAATTGGTCCAGTCTAATGAAATGTATTTAAATCTGTTACCTTGACTGTTTATTTCCTGTTACTTGAACTCTCAATAACTTCTAGTTTTGTAtagttttaaattcatttcatGTTACAAAactttgtactttaaaaattatactatttTGTACAAAGTTAAATTCTTTGCCTAGTTCAATGTATCAATGAATCTATCCACATATTTTCTTAAGGCACAAGGAGAGATTGAGACTAAAATAGAGGGCAAATAGAAAACAATTGGCATAAGTCAAAATATTCTTCCACATTTCATGCTATTTTAAGCACCAGGGATTTAGAAAATAAGCTAAGGAATTTCCACATTATAGCTGAAACTTGTCAATAGAATTCTTGAAATCTATTTTCTTGAGCATCCCATACTAGAACTTAAGTAAGAGAAGTTAGAAACAAGAGGtgactaatatttatttatatctgccAAACAGTGGAATAAACCTTCTCTGTCCTCTTCACATACACTTTCCATATAGTAGCACAATTAAATGCGTAAGTGCCAAGGCATTATGTACTTTTACAATATGTATTCAAGACAAAaacataattttctaaaatataaatgcatttcaaaggtcaatttttaaaaacacagtgaaGAGAGTACTTGGGTGTCTCAGctagttaagtgtccgactcctgatttccactcagatcatgatctcagggttgtgagattaagtcccactccaggcttcatgctgagtacagagccagtTCAAGTTTCTAtctgtctctttccttctgcccctttccctggtttgggtctctctttaaataaataaataaacaaaatctttaaaaataaaccagtgcaaatgaaaatgggcaaaagaactgattttaaaagaaactctTCTCATTAAACATAATTTGTAAAGATTAGCAATTTCATTACTAGAAAAATACATtcaatttaaattctaattatatatccattcacctgtcatATTAACCAAGAGACCTTTTTTGGATAAATGTCTCTTAATAAACACTGCTGAAAATGCTGCCAGAAACAATTGATCCCACACATTCTTGGTAGGAATTTAAGGGGATGCCATCTCTCAGGGAGTGATTTTCAGCATTGAGGATATTTCAGTGGAAAATAGACACAAGTCTAGTGCTTCCATTTGCTGTAAGTAGTCTCACTCACAGGCACAAAGACAATCACAACAGTCCTTGCCATGTTGGCAAAAGGTAAGAGACCACTTCAATACCCATCAGAAGGAACCTAAGTGAGCAGTGTTTTatgcaatcattaaaaaaaaaaaaagcagtggttATACATGTGTAATGGTTTCTAAAATATGTTGTGAAGTGATAGAATTCAGGACTGTATGCTGAGGACGGTAATGTTTTCATTAAGAGCAGAACAATATATATCACACACTCATGGTCTCATATCAATTATATTTAAGAGAGTACTGAGATTGCATAATATGACTTTAGGGTGGGGAAGTTGTATTCTTGGAATCAAAGTTAGGAGGATGACTTACCTTTTAAAATGTTCCCTTTTAAATGTTCCcatattaaaaatatgtcataATGATCTGCAttgaaaataaagcttttaaaaacctTCTCTTAGTAGATGGTTTGTTAATCACATTGGCATATTACTGGATGATAACAACTGTCCCCTGACAGACTGCAGAAACAGCAAAATTCCCAGGGCCAGAGTAAGATCTAAATGTCTGTGTAAGAGGGTGAGTCAGCTCTGGAGGCAGTTCTGGACTCAAGGCTCTTAACCACATCATATCCCAACCACACTGACATTCACTACAGTTTGCCCTGCACTCTCAGGATTTCACCAGATATGCTCTTTATCCAGCTCTTCAACAGACAGGAATGGGATATTGTCCATGGTTTCTAACAGTTAAATATTATAACAAAAAGATATTTATCtacctattatctatctatctatctatctatcatctatctatcatcgaTCTCTAtcacctatcatctatctatggGAGGGTTATAGACTAAGCCATTTGTATCATtcacataataataaataaaagaatagcataaatttgaacaaagcaacataagGGAATTTTTATCTGTTCACTGCTGAATTGAAGATGTATAAAAATCCCATGTTTAAAAGAAGTGTATGTTTAATAATAAGTatcataaaatgaatgaaataattaagAGAATTTCCCATTGATACAATTTGATAGTGATTGGTCTTATTCAATATGCAGTTACCACTGAAAAGGGAAGCCTACTCCACCCAAAGTATAATCATCTTCTCCATGGAGCATTTTCTTGAACACTGGAATAGATATAATTTCTATTTGCTTATCTCTCCATGAGGAGCCCATGTGTGTGTCTTATATCCCATCTATTCAGTTTAGATTGTGATGTACTTCCAGAAAATTCCCTAAACTTTCTATCCTTCCACAAATGCCACAAGTGTGGCATTTATCAGGTAACTTTCTCTGAGTATTAAATAAAGTTATGTTAATGCCCAACACAAATCTTACCAGTTTTGATAAGAGCTTATGCAAAGAGTGGGCAGTTCAGTTGTCTCTTCTTTTCTCAAAGTTACTTTGCCACGTTTTGCtcaaatgtcaattaaaaaaaaaaaaaagtgtttctaaaACTCTGTCTGATCTCTTTTGATGTTCAGGTTCTTGCTCCCTGCCAGAAAACAAAGATGGTCCTGAATTCATCCCACATTTTCTGAAATCAACTCTCACACGGAATGTTGACTGGTAAATGCCTCTCCTTTGCCTTTCCTGTAGCAGTATTTAAACATGAATGATGCAAAATATGGAGTCTGGGGAAGGTCATTCCCTGAAGTGCCCCTTCCCTTTTAATTAGGAAGCATGAGCTAGATGTAATAAAGAACTTaatcttcaaaatttatttatttactggtttttatttatttttttagatttttatttattttttaaatttcttttcagtgtcccagaattcattgtttatgcaccacacccagtgctccatgcaatacatgccctccataatacccaccaccaggctcacccaacctcccaccccctgccccaccaaaaccctcagattgtttttcagagtccacagtcgctcatggttcatctccctctccaaatcccccaactcccttctcattcccatctccctatgtcctccatgttatttcttatgctccacaaataaatgaaaccatatgataattgactctctctgcttaacttcaatatttatttttagattatggGGAAAAGGTGTTTCTTTGGGCCAGAATGGTGTCTTTTTAGCtataatttaagggaaaaaatagtaaaaaaaaaaaaaaaaacagtgattatcatgacatggggagatggagaggaatagtaagttgagggaaatttgaaggggagatgaaccatgacagaccgtggactcagaaacaaactgagggttttggaggggaggggagtgggaggttgactgagccttgtggtgggtatcgtggagggcacacattgcatggagcactgggtatgattcataaacaatgaattctggaaattgaaaataaattaaaaaataaaaatgtaaaaaacaaagtcctttggattaaacaaacaaaaacaaaaacaaaaaaaaaacacaaacaagcaaaaataaaacaaaaacaacgacAACAGCAACAACCAAAACAGTGATTATCTAGTGATCTAGTGCCAGGCCATGGTTACTGATACCATTATCCAAGAAAATGAATTTGGACTTCTTAAATAAATGACTGATTCTATGTCTGAGGCAGCGAATTTACAAGATGAACTGGaacatcttattatttttttaaatatttatttatttgacagagagacagagactgagagagagagaaagtccagaagctgggagagtgtcaggcagagggagatggagaactAGGCACCTCACTGAGAAAGAAGCTCCATGCGGGGCTGTATCCCAgcacccttgagatcatgacctgagctgaaagaagaagcttaatggactgagctacccaggtgccccaatcagacatttttttttttaattctacaagGTAAGGAATTGCTaacacacgcaaacacacacaaatacacacacatacatacatacatacacacacacacacgtacattcATTGTGATTAGAATATGCCAAAGGACCACCCAGTAGCTCTGAATAGGAGTGGAGACTCCCGATTTCTGGTATATTTGAGTATAGGACTACTATAGATCAGTTATGACAGCATGAATCTACTTTGAAAAACTGATGCCGACAGAGAAGCAAGTGCAGGAGTAAGTTGTGATCgcatttatgtaaattaaaagactcacaaggcaaaaaaaaaaaaagaatatgccaaAGGGACACAAAAGCCAATGGGAAGACACTCCCAGTGGCAAAAGCTAGAAACAGTtgaggaacaaaataaatgacactgatttgaaatgtaattcataatttaaaaatccacatgTTTATTATGATGCTAAACACTTAAATAAACATCTAGTAATTAGGTAATAATAGACTAATCTACCATATAAAAGAATCCCTACTGAGATTAGAGGTAATCTTCTCTCAAAGGGTTATAGGATAACTCTCAATCTTTTATTTGTAGGTTGTACACAAGTTAATTCCTTCCAAAGGCTCACTgtgaaattggatggggagggggcaaaggggGGAGTAAATTTACAGAGGAGAAATGTGGCAAACACTACCTCAACCAGGAGGTCAAGGTTAACACCAACAATGATGAGTCACATTGAAAATGGGTACCCACTGGCATGAGCTGATGCAAATCGCACTTTGCTTCTTTGGTCTTTCTCCCAATAACCCATTAGCCCAGTTCAATCTTGAGTAAAATAtcaaacaaaccccaaatgaAGGTTTTTATATGAAATGTATCACTAGTTCTGCTCAAAACAGTCAAGtacatcaaaaataagaaaagtcgAGCAGAATTATTGTGATGGGCACTGAGTTGGCTATAGAAATGTAGAATCCTTATTTTTCacacctgaaagtaataaaaTGCTGTACGTTAGGTACTTGAAATAAATAAGAGATTATCTAGAGAAATTCACTGTCTGGAGGTGCTGAAGAAAACACGTCAACTGAATTTAATGTGGTATGCTTGATGAAATTCTGGAGAAGAAAAATGCCATTAGTGAAAGTATTCTGAATAAAACATGGTTGTTAGTTAAAAATAATGTGTTCCCATAAAGTTATTCACTTGTGAACTAATGTACTATTCTATGTCAGAGGGCAACAGAGGAAACTGAACATAGAGCATATAGGATTTCCCTGTAAATAGAAACctgttataaaatataaagtttattggggtgcctaggtggctcagtgggttaaagcttctgcctttggcttgggtcatgatcccagggtcccgggattgaaccctgcatcaggttctctgctcagcagggagcctaattcctcctctctctctctctctctgcctgcctctctcccaacttgtgatctctgtcaaataaataaagtttttttttttaatatcaagttTATGAAACCTAAATGGTGTATTTCATTTGATATGTCATCAAAGTGTATTGGTCTTGAAGCATGGCtcaaaaattacttctttttctatgctgaataatattccattgtatgtgtaccACATTATGTTTgttcatatgttgatggacacttgagttccTTACCTATTTTGGCTATCAAGACTAATGCTGATATGGACATGAGGGTACTCTTATCTCTTTTAATCCCCACTTCCAGTGGTTTTGCTATATACCTGGAAGTGGAAATTTGAGATCACTTAGTCATTGTATTGTTAGCTTTCTGAAGAATGTCTTACTGTCTTTCATAGTGCTCCACCTATAATCTTATGAACagtatgcatatgtgtgtttaGTGAACTtggatattttttcatgtgctcattgcCCATtcgtatatttttttttttgagaattttttttcatgtgttttgttgatattgagttttaggagttcaaTGAATTACCTATTCACCCTGTTGACTGTGGccttttttagaagtttttaactttgagttagttcaatttatttatttatttcttctaaatcCTGTGTTTTGGGGTCATATTCAAGAAATTGTTTCCTAAGGTAATGtcttgaagctttttttttcatttatattttcttctaaacattttatagttttggggGGCCTAGGTGATTCAGTCGGTTCCTGTCTCACAGTGAGCTgcaacaagcaatcctaaaagtTGTATGAAGCCaagaaagaccccaaatcaccaagggaatgttgaaaaagaacaacaaagcagGAGCATCACATTGCTTGACTTCTAGCTATATTACCAAGCTATGGTCACTAAGTTAGcatgatattggcacaaaaacagacacatagatcaatggaacagaatcaagactccagaaattgaccctcaaatctatggtcaactaagcTTTGACAAATCagggaaaaatatccaatggaagaaagacagtatcttccataaatggtgcttggaaaattggacagctacattcagaagaatgaaaccgacccattctcttacaccatacacaagatAACCTCAAAATAGAAAtagttctcttttaaattttagttagctCATTTACAAGGTAAAACCCATCCTCCATGCATCTGTGCACCTACCTTTTGGTAACCACCACTTTCTTCTCTAGATATAAGAGACTGTttcataaagaagatatggtccatatatacaatgtaatgttatgcctccatcagaaaggatgaatacccaactttagcATCAGCATGGATAGGACTGgacgagattatgctgagtgaaataactcaagcagagaaagtcaattatcatatggttttacttacttgcagagcataaagaataacatagagaacattaggagaaggaaaagaaaagtgaattgtcggaaatcagaggcagagacaaaccatgagagactgtggactctgagaaacaaactgaggattttggaagggaggggtttggggggacGGGTAAGCCTGGttgtgggcattaaggagggcatgtattgcatggatcactggtgTGCAtgaacagtgaatcttggaacactgaaaaaa
The genomic region above belongs to Neovison vison isolate M4711 chromosome 7, ASM_NN_V1, whole genome shotgun sequence and contains:
- the LOC122914383 gene encoding olfactory receptor 4C11-like, whose amino-acid sequence is MWQNISVTEFILLGLAQEPMKKKMVFVIFFIFYVGTMIGNLLIIVTIKFSRTLQSPMYYFLFYLSLADSCFSTTTAPRLIVDSLSAQRTISYNECMTQVFALHLFGCMEIFVLILMAVDRYVAICKPLHYSTIMRRRVCTTLIILAWIGSFIHSIAQIILALRMPFCGPNLIDHYCCDLQPLLELACMDKYMINLLMVSNSGAICSSSFVILMISYIVILHSLRNHSAEGRKKALSTCTSHIIVVILFFGPCIFIYTRPPTTFPMDKMVTVFYTIGTPFLNPLIYTLRNAEVKNAMRKLWYIKITTESKR